Below is a window of Nitrospira sp. DNA.
TACTTGCATATCATGCTCTATTCCATACACGCAAGTGGACTTTGCGGTCCGGCCATTTGCCCGTAGAATTCCAGTCTAGGGTCTTTCCCACTGCACGCTCATCAGGTATGATGCGAAGTCCCCAGGCGACTTTCCTGGGTCACCGACCTTTCGACCCCACTCCGCGTAGCGAGGCGATCATGTTGCGATTCTTTCTGGCCATCATGCTGATGTTCATGCCCTTGAGCCTGTCTTCCTGCGACAAAGCCTATCTGGCGACGATGGAAAAGATGGGCTATGCCAAACGCGACATTCTTAGCAGTCGCGTCAAATCGGCGAGGGATGCGCAAGAAGACGCGAAGAAAGAGATTCAGAGCACCCTTGAGCAATTCGGCAAGGTGGTCTCCTATGAAGGAGGAGATCTGGAAGCCACCTATAAGAAACTGAACGGTGAGCTGGAGACAAGCGAAGACAGTGCCGAGGCGGTCCGGAAGCGCATCGCGGACGTCGAAAGCGTGGCCGATGCACTCTTTTCGGAGTGGGAGAAAGAGCTCGGTCAATACTCGAGCGCCGACCTGCGCCGGAAAAGCCAGGCCAAACTCACTCAAACAAAGGGCCGCTACCGAGAGATGCTTGCGGCCATGAAGCGAGCGGAGCAGCGGATCGAACCGGTCCTCAAACCCCTGCGCGATCAGGTCCTCTACCTGAAACACAATTTAAACGCGCGCGCTCTCTCCGCCATCAAAGGAGAACTCGTCAAGGTGGATGCGCAGGTCGATCAGCTGGTCAAGGACATGAACCGTTCCATCGCCGAAGCCGACAAGTTCATTCAGACAATGGAAAAGGAAGCGGACTGAGTGTGTACTCCGTGAGGGAGGTCGCCTATGCGCATCGACGACCAACGCGAAAGCGACAACATCGAAGATCGTCGCGGCATGGGCCCGGCCCGTATGGGGAGAGGCGGCCTCGGCATCGGTACCGTTGTGCTGGCGCTCGCAGTCAGTTACTTCACGGGCGTCAATCCACTGACCGTGCTGAATCTCCTCAGCGGTGTCCAGAGTATGACCGAGCTGTCCGCGCCATCCGAATCCGGCCCGGTCGGCGCCCCTCAAGACCAACTAGGCAAGTTTGCCTCCGTCGTCCTTGCAGACACCGAAACGACCTGGCGGAGTCTTCTCGGTCCTCGGTACGAGGAGCCGCGTATGGTGCTCTTTTCAGGAGCCGTGCAGTCGGCCTGCGGCACGACGTCGTCGGCTGTTGGACCGTTCTATTGCCCCAACGATCACCGGGTCTATTTGGACCTTGCGTTCTTCGACGAAATGGCGCATCGTCTAGGGGCGGCGGGTGACTTTGCTCAGGCCTATGTGATCGCCCATGAGGTCGGCCATCACGTGCAAAATCTCCTCGGCGTCGCCGAAAAAGTGCATCGCCTCCGACGGCAGGTGTCTGAAGTGGAGGCAAACGCGCTTTCGGTCCGGATGGAACTCCAAGCCGATTGTTATGCCGGTGTCTGGGGCTATCACGCCAATCGTGAACGAAATTTGATCGAACCTGGGGATTTCGAGGAAGGACTCCGGGCGGCAGCGGCCATTGGTGATGATCGATTGCAAAAGATGTCTCGTGGCCATATTCAGCCGGAAAGCTGGACCCACGGCTCATCTGAACAGCGGATGACCTGGCTCAAGCGCGGGCTCGAGTCCGGTGATCCGTCTGCCTGCAATACATTCGACGGGAAACGACTATGAGCGACGTACCAGCTCAGACTCAGAGTGGTGCCTTAGCCAAGGCTCTGGGATCACTCGCGTCCGACCCTCCCTGGGCGGCCAAGTCGTTCCTCGCAGCCAGCGCGACGACCGCCGCCGGGCTCGGCGCTTGGCTCACCGACATGATGTCGCCGGCCCTCGCCCGTGGGGGGGCCAGCTTTCTCGGCGGATTCTTGATCGGCTGGGCATTCCGAAAAACCGTGAAACTTGCTCTGTTGCTCGCCGGCTCATTGCTGGTGCTCATCGCCGTCCTCAAGACAACCGGGTGGATTCACTTGGATTGGACCTTGATCCAAGCGGATACGGCTCGCACGCTTGATTGGGCTCGAGGCAAAGCGCAGAGTTTCAAGGAGGTGATGGCCGGCTACCTCCCCGCCGCCGGCGCCGCCGGCGCCGGAGCAATTTTTGGGTTGCGAAAGAAGTAACTTCCAGCAGGCTTCGGAAAAATGTGAATGCGGGGCTTTGTATGGAGCTTCTT
It encodes the following:
- a CDS encoding DUF2959 domain-containing protein; translation: MLRFFLAIMLMFMPLSLSSCDKAYLATMEKMGYAKRDILSSRVKSARDAQEDAKKEIQSTLEQFGKVVSYEGGDLEATYKKLNGELETSEDSAEAVRKRIADVESVADALFSEWEKELGQYSSADLRRKSQAKLTQTKGRYREMLAAMKRAEQRIEPVLKPLRDQVLYLKHNLNARALSAIKGELVKVDAQVDQLVKDMNRSIAEADKFIQTMEKEAD
- a CDS encoding zinc metallopeptidase, translated to MRIDDQRESDNIEDRRGMGPARMGRGGLGIGTVVLALAVSYFTGVNPLTVLNLLSGVQSMTELSAPSESGPVGAPQDQLGKFASVVLADTETTWRSLLGPRYEEPRMVLFSGAVQSACGTTSSAVGPFYCPNDHRVYLDLAFFDEMAHRLGAAGDFAQAYVIAHEVGHHVQNLLGVAEKVHRLRRQVSEVEANALSVRMELQADCYAGVWGYHANRERNLIEPGDFEEGLRAAAAIGDDRLQKMSRGHIQPESWTHGSSEQRMTWLKRGLESGDPSACNTFDGKRL
- a CDS encoding FUN14 domain-containing protein codes for the protein MSDVPAQTQSGALAKALGSLASDPPWAAKSFLAASATTAAGLGAWLTDMMSPALARGGASFLGGFLIGWAFRKTVKLALLLAGSLLVLIAVLKTTGWIHLDWTLIQADTARTLDWARGKAQSFKEVMAGYLPAAGAAGAGAIFGLRKK